A region of Sphingobium baderi DNA encodes the following proteins:
- a CDS encoding murein transglycosylase A, with protein sequence MSLRQSGGVLTAALMLSACAGGLIPPSAGGPSPSRPAPESGPPSSAGETATKPVPSTPRPTLPATPPPVQPVDQQGTAAAAGVTRGPDIASLIPSGERSRAALQAFRLSCPTLMRRTDQSGLTRGSDWNNACAAASSWPEASASEFFSRYFEAVQVGEGTAFVTGYYEPEISGSRTRQPGYQVPIYRRPNDLIDVDLGQFSESLKGKSIRGKVSGTKFIPYDERSQIVDGSLSGRGLELAWAADPVEFFFLQVQGSGRLLLPDGGVMRIGYDGQNGRDYTGIGKLMKDRGLIQAGSMQDIMQYLRAHPAEGAAIMDENKSFVFFRELTGAGPVGALGVAVTPEATVAADPKYVPLGAPVLLSLDRAEPNGIWIAQDTGGAIKGANRFDSFWGAGAKARSVAGGMSARGSALVLLPIGSYARLSGR encoded by the coding sequence ATGAGCCTGCGCCAGTCGGGGGGGGTGCTGACCGCAGCGCTGATGCTGTCTGCGTGCGCGGGCGGCCTGATCCCGCCTTCCGCCGGTGGGCCATCGCCGAGCCGTCCGGCGCCGGAGAGCGGGCCGCCATCTTCCGCTGGTGAAACGGCGACCAAACCCGTGCCCTCGACGCCGCGTCCGACGCTGCCGGCCACGCCGCCGCCGGTGCAACCCGTCGATCAGCAGGGCACCGCCGCCGCGGCCGGCGTGACGCGTGGTCCGGACATCGCAAGCCTCATTCCCTCGGGCGAACGCTCCCGCGCGGCCCTTCAGGCATTCCGCCTGTCCTGCCCGACGTTGATGCGCCGCACGGATCAGAGCGGCCTGACCCGCGGATCGGACTGGAACAATGCCTGCGCCGCCGCATCGAGCTGGCCCGAAGCGAGCGCCTCGGAATTCTTCTCCCGCTATTTCGAAGCGGTGCAGGTAGGGGAGGGCACAGCCTTCGTCACCGGCTATTATGAACCGGAAATATCGGGATCGCGCACGCGTCAGCCGGGTTATCAGGTGCCAATCTACCGCCGCCCCAATGATCTGATCGACGTCGATCTCGGCCAGTTCAGCGAAAGCCTCAAGGGCAAGTCCATTCGCGGCAAGGTCAGCGGCACGAAGTTCATCCCCTATGACGAACGCTCGCAGATTGTGGATGGATCGCTGTCCGGGCGCGGGCTGGAACTGGCCTGGGCGGCCGATCCGGTCGAATTCTTCTTCCTCCAGGTACAGGGCAGCGGACGTTTGCTGTTGCCCGATGGCGGGGTCATGCGGATCGGCTATGACGGGCAGAACGGGCGCGATTATACCGGCATCGGCAAGCTGATGAAGGATCGTGGCCTGATCCAGGCCGGTTCCATGCAGGACATCATGCAATATCTACGCGCGCATCCGGCCGAAGGCGCGGCGATCATGGATGAGAATAAGAGCTTTGTTTTCTTCCGCGAACTCACCGGTGCTGGGCCGGTCGGCGCACTGGGCGTTGCGGTGACGCCCGAAGCGACCGTGGCGGCCGATCCCAAATATGTGCCGCTGGGCGCGCCGGTGCTGCTTTCGCTCGACCGGGCGGAACCCAATGGCATCTGGATCGCGCAGGACACGGGCGGCGCGATCAAGGGCGCGAACCGATTCGACAGCTTCTGGGGCGCGGGCGCGAAGGCGCGCAGCGTTGCGGGCGGCATGTCGGCGCGGGGCAGCGCGCTGGTCCTGTTGCCGATCGGTTCCTATGCCCGGCTGAGTGGTCGATGA
- a CDS encoding Tim44/TimA family putative adaptor protein: MYVIVILALIAGFLALRLYSVLGKRTGHEQEPALRPAEERAKVTVLQPRPVPDMGGDSVRLSDGLLAPGAENGVRALISADRNFDVPQFVDGAKSAYKMVLEAFWRGDRDELAWLCDSDVFASFQEAITAREADGHVLDNRLVRIEKAQIVEASIQGGIAEVALRFEADIAAVTRDKDGNVVAGSLTDAVGTNDIWTFTRDIRSADPNWKLSETDEAA; this comes from the coding sequence GTGTATGTAATCGTCATCCTCGCCCTGATCGCCGGTTTTCTGGCGTTGCGGCTTTATTCCGTGCTGGGAAAGCGCACGGGGCATGAGCAGGAGCCTGCCCTGCGCCCGGCGGAAGAGCGCGCCAAGGTGACGGTCCTGCAACCCCGGCCCGTGCCGGACATGGGCGGCGATTCGGTGCGCCTGTCCGACGGCTTGCTCGCACCGGGAGCGGAAAATGGCGTGCGCGCCCTGATTTCCGCCGACCGCAATTTCGACGTTCCGCAGTTCGTGGACGGTGCGAAGAGCGCGTATAAGATGGTGCTCGAAGCCTTTTGGCGCGGCGACCGGGATGAATTGGCATGGTTGTGCGACAGCGACGTGTTCGCTTCCTTCCAGGAAGCAATCACCGCGCGCGAGGCGGACGGGCATGTTCTCGATAACCGTCTCGTCCGTATCGAAAAGGCGCAGATCGTCGAAGCCTCGATCCAGGGTGGCATCGCCGAAGTGGCCCTGCGTTTCGAGGCGGATATCGCCGCCGTCACCCGTGACAAGGACGGCAATGTCGTCGCCGGGTCGCTGACCGACGCGGTCGGCACCAATGACATCTGGACCTTCACCCGCGATATCCGTAGCGCGGACCCCAACTGGAAGCTCAGCGAAACCGACGAGGCAGCATGA
- the secB gene encoding protein-export chaperone SecB, with protein MAEDADIIDNNQPNGADNGPQIALISQYAKDLSFENPNAPAVYQWPDQPQIDVQFNIGADKVGDEVVEVSLKIEVKAVAPQGTAFAVELLYAGLFGMRNVPEDQAQPFLLAEAPRLLFPFARRVLADAIRDGGFPPLLLDPIDFGGLYLQQAQAMAQTAGEPAGHA; from the coding sequence ATGGCCGAAGACGCCGACATCATCGACAACAACCAGCCCAACGGCGCGGACAACGGGCCGCAGATCGCGCTCATCAGCCAATATGCCAAGGATCTGTCTTTCGAAAATCCGAACGCGCCCGCCGTCTATCAATGGCCCGACCAGCCCCAGATCGACGTGCAGTTCAACATCGGCGCCGACAAGGTGGGCGATGAGGTGGTCGAAGTGTCGCTGAAGATCGAAGTGAAGGCCGTCGCGCCGCAGGGCACCGCCTTCGCCGTCGAACTGCTCTATGCCGGGCTGTTCGGGATGCGGAACGTGCCGGAGGATCAGGCCCAGCCTTTCCTGCTGGCCGAAGCGCCGCGTCTGCTCTTCCCCTTCGCGCGCCGGGTGCTGGCCGACGCGATCCGCGACGGCGGCTTCCCGCCGCTGCTGCTCGATCCCATCGATTTCGGTGGGCTTTACCTGCAACAGGCGCAGGCCATGGCGCAGACCGCCGGCGAGCCGGCGGGCCACGCCTGA
- the murJ gene encoding murein biosynthesis integral membrane protein MurJ has translation MGLLRATSTIGGLTLVSRVLGMVRDMLVARFLGAGLASDAFLIAWRLPNLFRALFAEGAFSAVFVPMFNRTMAEHDRDDPGSGKAAAVAFAGQVLSVLFPVLLVFTVLMMVLAGPVVWAMTGGFPDGGPEKFQLAVRLTQITFPYLALISIVSLLGGILNSLDRFWVNAAAPVLLNICMIVAILFFHGDTAVETAYTQAIAVTVSGVMQLAWLMISCRQAGVVLKLGLPRLSPQVRRLLALIGPAALGAGAVQFNLLISTSLAARFLPQGAVSYLYYADRLNQLPLGLIGIGVGTAILPALSRQIGSGNEDAASHTQNRAMELSLFLALPAAVALCISATPLIRGLLQHGAFTPADTIGAAGALAAFAVGVPAYVLIKVLTPGFYARQDTKTPVRVAVFSMLFNLVGNLTLIWPFGHVGVAISTAIAAWVNVIALYWLLHRRDQLRMDARFRAKAVRIIAASTLMGVALWFMNPLFDPYMAKGLMERIVALGLLCGIGGLVYGAASLIFRAYTLSELRAALRRPPKAS, from the coding sequence ATGGGCCTTTTAAGAGCCACCTCCACCATCGGCGGACTGACGCTGGTGAGCCGCGTGCTGGGCATGGTGCGCGACATGCTGGTGGCGCGTTTCCTGGGCGCGGGGCTGGCGTCCGACGCCTTCCTGATCGCATGGCGGCTGCCCAATCTTTTTCGCGCGCTCTTTGCGGAAGGGGCTTTTTCCGCCGTCTTCGTGCCGATGTTCAACCGGACCATGGCGGAACATGACCGCGACGATCCGGGCAGCGGCAAGGCGGCGGCGGTCGCCTTTGCCGGGCAGGTGCTGTCCGTGCTGTTCCCGGTGCTGCTTGTCTTCACCGTCCTGATGATGGTGCTGGCCGGGCCGGTCGTCTGGGCGATGACGGGCGGCTTCCCCGATGGCGGGCCGGAAAAGTTCCAGCTGGCCGTGCGGTTGACGCAGATCACCTTTCCCTATCTGGCGCTCATCAGCATCGTGTCGCTGCTGGGCGGAATCCTCAATTCACTCGACCGTTTCTGGGTGAACGCAGCGGCGCCGGTGTTGCTGAATATCTGCATGATCGTCGCGATCCTGTTCTTCCACGGCGACACCGCCGTCGAGACGGCCTATACCCAGGCCATCGCCGTCACTGTATCAGGCGTGATGCAGTTGGCGTGGCTGATGATTTCCTGCCGGCAAGCGGGCGTCGTGCTGAAACTGGGCCTGCCGCGCCTGTCGCCGCAGGTGAGGCGGCTGCTGGCGCTGATCGGTCCCGCCGCGCTGGGTGCGGGGGCGGTGCAGTTCAACCTGCTCATTTCCACCAGCCTCGCCGCGCGCTTCCTGCCGCAAGGTGCGGTCAGCTATCTTTATTATGCGGACCGGCTCAATCAGTTGCCACTGGGGCTGATCGGCATTGGCGTGGGGACTGCGATCCTCCCGGCGCTCTCTCGTCAGATCGGGTCGGGCAATGAAGATGCGGCCAGCCATACCCAGAACCGGGCGATGGAACTGTCGCTGTTCCTCGCTCTGCCCGCCGCCGTCGCGCTCTGCATATCGGCGACGCCGCTGATCCGGGGGCTGCTCCAGCATGGGGCCTTCACCCCTGCCGACACCATCGGCGCGGCGGGAGCATTGGCGGCGTTTGCCGTGGGCGTCCCGGCCTATGTCCTCATCAAGGTGCTGACGCCCGGCTTCTATGCGCGGCAGGATACGAAGACGCCGGTGCGCGTCGCGGTCTTTTCCATGCTGTTCAACCTCGTCGGCAATCTGACGCTGATCTGGCCCTTTGGCCATGTGGGCGTGGCGATCTCCACCGCGATTGCGGCCTGGGTCAATGTCATCGCGCTCTATTGGCTGCTGCACCGGCGCGACCAGTTGCGGATGGACGCGCGCTTTCGGGCGAAGGCCGTGCGGATCATCGCGGCGAGCACGCTGATGGGCGTGGCGCTATGGTTCATGAACCCGCTTTTCGACCCCTATATGGCGAAGGGCCTGATGGAGCGCATCGTCGCGCTTGGCCTGTTGTGCGGCATCGGCGGTCTGGTCTATGGGGCGGCGTCCCTGATCTTCAGGGCCTACACCCTATCCGAACTGCGCGCGGCCCTGCGCCGTCCGCCCAAAGCGAGCTAA
- the trpS gene encoding tryptophan--tRNA ligase, producing MRVLSGIQPTGNLHLGNYLGAIRNWVRMQDEMDSESQCFFFLADMHSITIHEGREQRIRNVRDMAAALVAAGIDPDRSVLFNQARVPAHAELCWLLNGTARIGWLNRMTQFKDKAGKDREGASVGLFVYPVLQAADILVYNATHVPVGEDQKQHLELSRDIAAKFNTDFGVELFTLPDPIIPRESARIMSLRDGTAKMSKSDPSDMSRINLTDDDDAIMQKVKKAKTDPEPLPETAEGLAGRPEANNLVGIYATLSNRTADSVCAEFAGKGFGAFKPALGELLVETLRPIRERFLELRTDDAALDAILEKGAARASAAAEPTLRAAYDAMGLMR from the coding sequence ATGCGCGTCCTTTCCGGCATCCAGCCCACCGGCAATCTGCACCTTGGCAACTACCTCGGCGCGATCCGCAACTGGGTGCGGATGCAGGATGAGATGGACAGCGAAAGCCAGTGCTTCTTCTTCCTCGCCGACATGCATTCGATCACCATCCATGAAGGCCGCGAGCAGCGCATCCGCAATGTCCGCGACATGGCCGCCGCGCTGGTGGCGGCGGGGATCGACCCGGATCGCTCGGTCCTCTTCAATCAGGCGCGGGTGCCCGCCCATGCGGAGCTGTGCTGGTTGCTCAATGGCACCGCCCGCATCGGCTGGCTCAATCGCATGACCCAGTTCAAGGACAAGGCAGGCAAGGACCGCGAGGGCGCTTCGGTCGGCCTGTTCGTCTATCCGGTGCTGCAGGCCGCCGACATCCTCGTCTACAACGCGACCCATGTGCCGGTGGGTGAGGACCAGAAGCAGCATCTGGAACTGTCGCGCGACATCGCGGCCAAGTTCAACACCGATTTCGGCGTAGAGCTGTTCACCCTGCCCGATCCGATCATTCCCCGGGAATCGGCGCGCATCATGTCCCTGCGCGATGGCACGGCGAAGATGTCCAAATCCGATCCCAGCGACATGAGCCGCATCAACCTGACCGATGACGACGACGCCATCATGCAAAAGGTGAAGAAGGCCAAGACCGACCCCGAACCGTTGCCGGAAACGGCGGAGGGACTGGCTGGGCGGCCGGAGGCGAACAATCTGGTCGGCATCTACGCGACGCTTTCGAACCGGACGGCGGATTCGGTATGCGCGGAATTCGCGGGCAAGGGATTCGGCGCGTTCAAGCCAGCGCTGGGCGAATTGCTGGTCGAAACGCTGCGCCCGATTCGGGAACGCTTCCTGGAGTTGCGGACCGACGATGCGGCGCTGGACGCCATCCTTGAAAAAGGAGCGGCCAGGGCTTCGGCGGCGGCGGAACCGACGCTGCGCGCGGCATATGACGCCATGGGATTGATGCGGTAA
- a CDS encoding DUF4136 domain-containing protein, which yields MIRFKKIGMIAAPALALVALSGCATSFKADVARFQQLPAPAGQSFTIVADDPRLAGGLEFGHYADLVGQRLSQTGYVQASDPARADLIVRVAYDVDNGRERVRSTGFAPDPFYGGWGWRGRWTRPWGYGFYDPWLFGPGGGGYSDVTSYTVYTSDLIMKIDRAADNRRLFEGKASAQSLSNKLTYLVPNLIDAMFTGFPGQSGENVKITLPPEKKG from the coding sequence ATGATCCGTTTCAAGAAGATCGGCATGATTGCGGCGCCAGCGCTGGCGCTTGTGGCGCTTTCGGGTTGCGCTACATCGTTCAAGGCGGATGTCGCCCGTTTTCAGCAGCTCCCCGCCCCCGCCGGGCAAAGCTTCACCATCGTCGCCGACGATCCCCGCCTCGCGGGCGGACTGGAATTTGGCCATTATGCCGATCTGGTCGGCCAGCGCCTCAGCCAGACCGGCTATGTGCAGGCCAGCGATCCGGCGCGCGCGGACCTGATCGTCCGGGTCGCCTATGATGTCGATAATGGCCGTGAGCGGGTGCGTTCGACCGGCTTTGCGCCCGATCCCTTCTATGGCGGATGGGGCTGGCGCGGGCGCTGGACACGGCCATGGGGCTATGGCTTCTACGATCCCTGGCTGTTCGGCCCCGGCGGCGGCGGCTATAGCGACGTGACGAGCTATACCGTCTATACCAGCGATCTCATCATGAAGATCGACCGCGCGGCCGATAATCGCCGCCTGTTCGAAGGGAAGGCCAGCGCGCAGTCACTCTCGAACAAACTCACCTATCTGGTGCCCAACCTGATCGACGCGATGTTCACCGGCTTCCCCGGCCAGAGCGGCGAGAATGTGAAGATCACCCTGCCGCCCGAAAAGAAGGGCTGA
- a CDS encoding Ppx/GppA family phosphatase codes for MNSMLSRVREVAQTMATSPQAATARTAIIDIGSNSVRLVVYDGPRRIPFTLFNEKVMAGLGASLGKTGRIESEAMERGLRAVARFAHLCREMRVADIRCVATAAVRDATNGPEFIARTQALGLDVELLSGAQEAIGAAHGVLSGIPDADGIVGDLGGGSLELARVRDGAVHQTVSLPLGVLRLPQIRAKGPKVLERLLAKMLDKAGWRREPGLPFYMVGGSWRALARFDMQTTQFPLPVVHQYEMPAERAEQLTRIVSHVGKSRLKDIPAITGSRVPTLPNATALLSVVVRQLKAGRLVVSAYGLREGLLFEDLPAQLRAHDPLLVAAEAEGEAQARFRGHGDMIERWIAPLFRDDDAAARRIRRAACLLADVGWRANPDFRAERGVEIAMHSNWVGITAPERAMLAQALYSNFGGGAQAPGGLDRLASPDMLKRATLWGLAIRLGQRLSGGMEGPLAASRLDREGDVLELMLRDEDRDLLGEAVEKRLRQLAQAMGMRHRLTP; via the coding sequence ATGAATTCCATGCTGAGCCGCGTGAGGGAGGTTGCCCAGACCATGGCGACCTCTCCCCAGGCCGCCACCGCGCGGACGGCCATCATCGATATTGGGTCCAACAGCGTGCGTCTGGTCGTCTATGACGGGCCGCGCCGTATCCCCTTCACCCTGTTCAACGAAAAGGTGATGGCGGGGCTGGGCGCGTCACTGGGCAAGACCGGGCGGATCGAATCGGAAGCCATGGAACGTGGGCTGCGGGCGGTGGCCCGCTTTGCCCATCTGTGCCGTGAAATGCGGGTGGCCGATATTCGCTGCGTGGCGACGGCGGCGGTGCGCGATGCGACCAACGGCCCGGAGTTCATCGCCCGCACGCAGGCGCTGGGCCTGGACGTGGAATTGCTGTCCGGCGCGCAGGAAGCGATCGGCGCGGCCCATGGCGTGCTGTCGGGCATTCCTGACGCGGACGGCATTGTCGGCGATCTGGGCGGCGGCAGCCTGGAACTGGCGCGGGTGCGTGACGGGGCGGTGCATCAGACCGTGTCGCTGCCGCTGGGCGTGCTGCGCCTGCCGCAGATTCGCGCCAAAGGGCCAAAGGTGTTGGAGCGGCTGCTGGCGAAGATGCTGGACAAGGCGGGCTGGCGACGCGAGCCGGGCCTGCCCTTTTACATGGTGGGAGGATCATGGCGCGCCCTGGCGCGGTTCGACATGCAGACGACGCAATTCCCTTTGCCGGTGGTCCATCAATATGAAATGCCGGCGGAACGGGCCGAGCAGCTGACCCGCATCGTATCCCATGTCGGCAAGTCGCGGCTGAAGGACATTCCGGCGATCACCGGATCGCGCGTGCCGACCCTGCCGAATGCGACGGCGTTGCTGTCGGTCGTCGTGCGCCAGTTGAAAGCGGGCAGGCTGGTCGTATCGGCCTATGGCCTGCGTGAAGGATTGCTGTTCGAGGATCTGCCCGCCCAGTTGCGCGCGCATGATCCGCTGCTGGTCGCGGCGGAAGCGGAAGGGGAGGCGCAGGCGCGCTTTCGCGGTCATGGCGACATGATCGAACGCTGGATCGCGCCGCTATTCCGTGACGATGATGCCGCCGCGCGCCGGATTCGCCGCGCCGCTTGCCTGCTGGCCGATGTCGGCTGGCGAGCCAATCCGGATTTCCGGGCGGAACGGGGCGTGGAAATCGCCATGCACAGCAATTGGGTGGGCATCACCGCGCCCGAACGGGCCATGCTGGCGCAGGCGCTTTACAGCAATTTCGGCGGGGGGGCTCAGGCTCCGGGCGGACTGGATCGCCTGGCTTCGCCCGATATGCTCAAACGCGCCACGCTGTGGGGCCTTGCAATCCGTCTGGGACAGCGGCTGTCGGGCGGCATGGAAGGGCCTTTGGCTGCGTCCCGACTGGATCGGGAGGGCGACGTGCTGGAGCTGATGCTGCGCGACGAGGATCGGGACCTGCTAGGCGAGGCGGTCGAAAAGCGGCTTCGCCAGCTCGCGCAGGCGATGGGCATGCGGCATCGCCTGACGCCCTGA
- a CDS encoding RNA degradosome polyphosphate kinase: MAEADPSASLTVPGERYFNRELSWLGFNQRVLEEAMNRAHPLLERLRFLSISGANLDEFFSVRVAGLKGQQLQDVDMRSADGLTPAQQLAAITDETVRLMAAQQKVWGALHGELAQVGIEVIGPSSEIDPRAQAWLREHFLTQIFPILTPQALDPAHPFPFIPNQGLSIVFDLERLSDKQPIRELVMIPSSLARFVRMPGESARFMALEAVIRRFSADLFPGYRVRNSGVFRIIRDSDIEIEEEAEDLVRYFRSAIKRRRRGRVIRMEIEERIPEPVEEMLQDMLQGHEAIVAEVEGFVGIGDLSNIVDEDRPDLKFEPYAPRFPERIREYGGDCFAAIRAKDILVHHPYEAFDVVVSFLKQAASDPDVVAIKQTLYRAGKQSAIIRALIDAAEAGKSVTAVVELKARFDEEQNLMWADALERAGVQVVYGFIDWKTHAKVSMVVRREGEQFRTYCHFGTGNYHPVTARIYTDLSFFTADPAYGRDAAALFNYITGYVEPQALEKLVMSPRDLRNRLCELIEAEIGHVRAGRPGTIWAKMNSLVDPAIIEKLYAASNAGVEIDLIVRGICCLRPGVPGMSENIRVKSVVGRFLEHSRITVFGNGKALPNNGAKLFISSADWMPRNFDRRVEFLAPIENPTVHDQILDQVMVANLIDTEQSWELASDGHYQRVEPGDRPFNLHRYFMTNPSLSGRGASLDSGAVPTLRLRARAG; this comes from the coding sequence GTGGCCGAAGCTGATCCCTCCGCCAGCCTGACAGTGCCGGGCGAACGCTATTTCAACCGGGAGCTGAGCTGGCTGGGCTTTAATCAGCGGGTGCTGGAAGAAGCGATGAACCGGGCGCATCCCCTGCTGGAGCGGCTGCGTTTTCTGTCGATTTCGGGTGCGAATCTGGATGAGTTTTTCAGCGTGCGGGTCGCGGGGCTGAAGGGTCAGCAGTTGCAGGATGTGGACATGCGTTCCGCCGACGGGCTGACCCCGGCGCAGCAACTGGCGGCGATTACCGATGAAACGGTGCGGCTGATGGCGGCGCAGCAGAAAGTGTGGGGCGCGCTGCATGGGGAGCTGGCCCAGGTCGGGATAGAAGTGATCGGCCCCTCCAGCGAGATCGACCCGCGGGCGCAGGCATGGCTGCGCGAGCATTTCCTGACGCAGATCTTCCCGATCCTGACGCCGCAGGCGCTGGACCCGGCGCATCCCTTTCCCTTCATTCCCAATCAGGGGCTGTCGATCGTGTTCGATCTGGAACGCCTGTCGGATAAGCAGCCGATCCGCGAACTGGTGATGATCCCTTCCTCGCTCGCCCGCTTCGTTCGCATGCCGGGAGAGTCGGCGCGCTTCATGGCGCTCGAAGCGGTGATCCGTCGCTTTTCGGCAGACCTCTTCCCCGGATACCGTGTCCGCAACAGCGGCGTGTTTCGCATCATCCGCGATAGCGACATCGAGATCGAGGAAGAGGCGGAGGATCTGGTCCGCTATTTCCGCAGCGCCATCAAGCGCCGCCGTCGGGGCCGCGTGATCCGCATGGAGATCGAGGAGCGCATCCCCGAACCCGTGGAAGAGATGTTGCAGGACATGCTCCAGGGGCATGAGGCGATCGTCGCTGAGGTTGAGGGGTTCGTCGGGATCGGCGACCTGTCGAACATTGTGGATGAGGATCGGCCGGACCTGAAGTTCGAGCCTTATGCGCCGCGATTCCCAGAGCGAATCAGAGAATATGGCGGGGATTGCTTTGCGGCGATTCGGGCGAAGGATATTCTGGTCCATCACCCCTATGAAGCGTTCGATGTGGTCGTTTCGTTCCTGAAACAAGCGGCCTCCGACCCCGATGTCGTGGCGATCAAGCAGACGCTTTATCGTGCGGGCAAGCAGTCCGCGATCATCCGCGCGCTGATCGATGCGGCGGAGGCGGGCAAGTCGGTGACGGCGGTGGTCGAGCTGAAAGCGCGTTTCGACGAGGAGCAGAACCTGATGTGGGCCGACGCGCTGGAACGCGCGGGCGTGCAGGTGGTCTATGGCTTCATCGACTGGAAGACCCATGCCAAGGTGTCGATGGTGGTTCGGCGCGAGGGCGAGCAGTTCCGCACCTACTGCCATTTCGGCACAGGCAATTATCATCCCGTGACGGCGCGCATCTACACGGATTTGAGCTTTTTCACCGCCGATCCGGCCTATGGGCGCGACGCCGCCGCGCTGTTCAACTACATTACCGGCTATGTGGAGCCGCAGGCGCTGGAAAAGCTGGTCATGTCGCCGCGCGACCTTCGCAATCGCCTGTGCGAGCTGATCGAGGCGGAAATCGGCCATGTGCGCGCCGGGCGGCCCGGCACGATCTGGGCCAAGATGAACTCGCTGGTCGACCCGGCGATCATCGAAAAACTCTACGCCGCCAGCAATGCGGGAGTCGAGATCGACCTGATCGTGCGGGGCATATGCTGCCTACGTCCCGGCGTTCCGGGCATGTCGGAGAATATCCGCGTCAAGTCGGTGGTGGGCCGCTTTCTGGAGCATAGCCGCATCACGGTGTTCGGCAACGGCAAGGCGCTGCCCAATAATGGCGCGAAGCTGTTCATCAGCTCGGCGGACTGGATGCCGCGCAATTTCGACCGGCGCGTGGAGTTCCTTGCACCGATCGAGAATCCGACCGTGCATGACCAGATACTCGACCAGGTGATGGTCGCCAATCTGATCGACACGGAACAAAGCTGGGAATTGGCGAGCGACGGCCATTATCAGCGGGTCGAACCGGGCGACCGCCCGTTCAACCTGCACCGCTATTTCATGACCAATCCATCGCTGTCCGGACGCGGCGCGTCGCTGGATAGCGGAGCAGTACCGACGCTGCGCCTGCGCGCGCGGGCGGGCTGA
- the purM gene encoding phosphoribosylformylglycinamidine cyclo-ligase: MSDNESYSYAKAGVDIAAGNALVRAIAPLAKSTRRPGANAELGGFGGFFDLKAAGYDDPLLVAANDGVGTKLKLAIDYDRHDGVGIDLVAMCANDLIVQGAEPLFFLDYYATGKLESGIAERVIAGIAEGCRQAGCALIGGETAEMPGMYADGDYDLAGFCVGAVERTQALTGNKVKAGDVLLGLASSGVHSNGYSLVRRLAADKGWKLNRPALFDNEVLLIDALMAPTRIYVKPLLPLVREGRINALAHITGGGLLENIPRVLPIGTHAVVDADAWEQPRLMAFLQAQGHIEPGEMARTFNCGVGMVLAVDEGEAAAVIAALEGAGETVFRIGVIEAGDKGCTVKGSVETWSAKADWKATHLG, translated from the coding sequence ATGAGCGACAACGAATCCTATAGCTACGCCAAGGCTGGCGTCGACATTGCAGCTGGCAATGCGCTGGTCCGCGCCATCGCCCCGTTGGCCAAGTCCACCCGTCGGCCCGGCGCCAATGCGGAACTGGGCGGCTTCGGCGGCTTCTTCGACCTCAAAGCGGCAGGCTATGACGACCCCTTGCTGGTCGCGGCCAATGATGGCGTCGGCACCAAGCTGAAGCTCGCCATCGACTATGACCGCCATGACGGCGTCGGCATCGACCTGGTCGCCATGTGTGCCAACGACTTGATCGTACAGGGCGCGGAGCCGCTGTTCTTCCTGGATTACTATGCGACAGGCAAGCTGGAGAGCGGCATCGCCGAGCGCGTAATCGCGGGCATCGCGGAAGGCTGCCGCCAGGCAGGCTGCGCGCTGATCGGCGGAGAGACGGCGGAGATGCCAGGCATGTATGCCGATGGCGACTATGATCTCGCCGGATTCTGCGTCGGCGCGGTGGAACGCACCCAAGCGCTCACCGGCAACAAAGTGAAAGCTGGCGATGTGCTGCTGGGCCTCGCTTCGTCGGGCGTGCATTCGAACGGCTATTCGCTGGTCCGGCGCCTCGCCGCCGACAAGGGCTGGAAGCTGAACCGCCCTGCTCTGTTCGACAACGAGGTTCTGCTGATCGACGCGCTGATGGCGCCAACGCGCATCTATGTGAAGCCACTCCTGCCGCTGGTTCGCGAAGGCAGGATCAACGCCCTCGCCCACATCACCGGCGGCGGCCTGCTGGAGAACATCCCCCGCGTGCTGCCCATAGGCACACACGCAGTCGTCGATGCCGACGCGTGGGAACAACCGCGCCTGATGGCCTTCCTCCAGGCGCAGGGCCATATCGAGCCGGGCGAAATGGCGCGCACCTTCAACTGCGGCGTCGGCATGGTGCTGGCCGTGGATGAAGGCGAAGCCGCCGCCGTCATCGCCGCGCTGGAAGGCGCAGGCGAAACGGTCTTCCGCATCGGCGTGATCGAAGCGGGCGACAAGGGCTGCACGGTCAAGGGTTCGGTGGAAACATGGAGCGCCAAGGCCGATTGGAAAGCCACGCATCTAGGATAG